A window of the Radiobacillus deserti genome harbors these coding sequences:
- the comER gene encoding late competence protein ComER, whose translation MKWGVIGTGNMGSILINSWMSSNVMSQSQLYIHNRTVQKAFDIQKDYPNIHVLVQAEDLIDEVDIVFVCVKPLEIYPLLKKTRKHWRKEQCLVSITSPFSVEKLESLVPCQVARMIPSITNRALSGITLLTFGDSITKEMKGYLEQSSKIYSTPFYIDDDITRVSSDIVSCGPAFFGYLAEQFIDSAVKETKIDKDTATELTEKMFIGFGKLLEDGHFTLPELIQKVCVKGGVTGEGIKAMDGELGDLFPLLIRSTHAKYDEDISKISEQLELAE comes from the coding sequence ATGAAATGGGGAGTTATTGGAACTGGTAATATGGGAAGTATCCTAATTAACAGCTGGATGTCTTCCAACGTGATGAGCCAAAGTCAGTTGTATATTCATAATCGTACCGTTCAAAAAGCCTTCGATATCCAAAAAGATTATCCAAACATTCATGTTCTGGTGCAAGCAGAGGATTTAATTGATGAAGTTGATATTGTATTTGTTTGTGTAAAACCACTGGAAATCTATCCGCTTCTAAAGAAAACACGTAAGCATTGGAGAAAGGAGCAATGCTTAGTCTCTATCACTAGTCCTTTTTCCGTAGAGAAACTGGAATCCTTAGTACCCTGTCAAGTTGCACGAATGATACCAAGTATAACGAATCGTGCACTTTCTGGAATTACGTTATTAACTTTTGGAGATAGCATTACGAAAGAAATGAAAGGATATCTAGAACAGAGTAGTAAAATTTACTCTACACCATTTTACATCGATGATGACATAACGCGGGTTTCCTCAGATATCGTATCATGTGGGCCAGCATTTTTTGGTTATTTAGCCGAACAATTTATCGATTCTGCTGTGAAGGAAACGAAGATTGACAAAGATACAGCAACCGAGCTAACAGAGAAAATGTTCATCGGATTTGGAAAGCTGTTAGAAGACGGACATTTTACATTACCTGAGTTGATTCAAAAGGTTTGCGTAAAAGGCGGGGTAACTGGTGAAGGCATCAAGGCAATGGATGGAGAACTCGGAGATCTCTTTCCCTTGTTGATTAGAAGTACACATGCTAAATATGATGAAGACATATCAAAAATAAGTGAACAACTAGAGCTTGCCGAGTAA
- a CDS encoding class I SAM-dependent DNA methyltransferase has translation MSYQNMAKVYDFLMKDAPYEEWTNLALRWVKDSKPAKILDLGCGTGAITRRLANNGHQLVGVDYSDDMLSQARSIAEEEHVSIQWIHQDIRELSGVHNQDMAISFCDVLNYITTEEEIRMVFQHVYESLKDGGLFLFDVHSIQHMEEDLKNQIFSEVYEDVSYVWMCESGEEVGEVLHDLTFFVKEEGTELYQRFDETHHQRTFTPESYHTWLEKTGFEVVSIFGDFDPHATTISEAERVFFVSKKVRKS, from the coding sequence ATGTCTTATCAAAATATGGCAAAGGTATATGACTTTCTCATGAAAGATGCACCTTACGAAGAGTGGACAAACCTAGCTTTGAGATGGGTAAAAGACTCAAAGCCTGCAAAGATTTTAGACTTAGGCTGCGGTACGGGTGCGATAACACGCCGATTAGCTAATAATGGCCATCAGCTAGTCGGCGTTGATTATTCCGATGATATGCTTTCCCAAGCAAGATCTATAGCGGAGGAAGAACATGTATCAATCCAATGGATCCATCAAGACATTCGAGAATTGTCAGGTGTACATAATCAAGATATGGCTATTAGCTTTTGTGACGTTTTGAATTACATTACAACTGAGGAAGAGATTCGTATGGTTTTTCAGCATGTATATGAATCGTTAAAGGATGGTGGGTTATTTTTATTTGATGTCCATTCCATCCAACATATGGAGGAAGATTTGAAGAATCAAATCTTTTCAGAAGTATATGAAGATGTTAGTTATGTGTGGATGTGCGAATCAGGAGAAGAAGTAGGCGAAGTGTTGCATGACCTCACCTTTTTTGTGAAGGAAGAGGGGACAGAATTATATCAGCGGTTTGATGAAACTCACCATCAAAGAACATTTACACCTGAAAGCTATCATACTTGGTTAGAAAAAACAGGATTTGAAGTAGTTTCTATTTTCGGAGACTTTGATCCACATGCTACCACTATATCTGAAGCGGAAAGAGTATTTTTTGTATCTAAAAAAGTTCGAAAAAGCTAA
- the rsfS gene encoding ribosome silencing factor, with the protein MNSKELVNVAAKACDDKRAEDIVILDMQHVSLIADYFLICDGSSERQVQAIAREIQEQAEKNGLEVKRMEGFEQARWVLVDIGDVVCHVFHREERNYYNLERLWGDAPLVETEFSHGG; encoded by the coding sequence ATGAATAGTAAAGAACTAGTAAATGTAGCAGCGAAGGCTTGTGATGACAAACGTGCAGAGGATATCGTGATTTTAGATATGCAACATGTATCCTTAATTGCCGACTATTTTTTGATATGTGATGGAAGTAGTGAAAGGCAAGTCCAAGCTATTGCACGTGAGATTCAAGAACAAGCAGAAAAAAATGGGTTAGAAGTGAAGCGAATGGAAGGATTTGAACAAGCTAGATGGGTTTTAGTGGACATAGGAGATGTGGTTTGTCATGTCTTTCATCGAGAAGAACGAAACTACTATAATCTGGAGAGACTTTGGGGAGATGCACCACTTGTGGAAACGGAATTTTCTCACGGGGGATAA
- the yqeK gene encoding bis(5'-nucleosyl)-tetraphosphatase (symmetrical) YqeK: MKRNEALAIVEPQLRTARFEHTVRVTDTALELGRRFGGNLEKAELAAIFHDYAKYRNIREMKRWILSESLPKDLLQYHHELWHGPVGALLVEREVGLNDREILSAIRWHTTGKAHMSQLDKLIFLADYMEPGRSFPGVEEVREVAKNNLEKACLLASRNTIMHLMNKGQSIYPDTFHCYNHLVRELSVKTEGNHE; the protein is encoded by the coding sequence ATGAAGAGAAATGAAGCGTTAGCCATAGTGGAACCACAGCTTAGAACTGCCCGCTTTGAACATACAGTCCGGGTTACCGATACTGCATTAGAATTGGGACGTCGTTTTGGTGGTAACCTAGAAAAAGCAGAACTAGCTGCTATTTTTCATGACTATGCGAAATACCGAAATATCCGCGAAATGAAGCGTTGGATTTTGTCAGAGTCTTTACCTAAGGACTTATTACAGTATCATCATGAGCTCTGGCATGGTCCAGTCGGTGCCTTATTAGTGGAAAGAGAAGTTGGTTTGAATGATCGTGAAATTTTATCTGCTATTAGATGGCATACGACAGGGAAGGCTCACATGAGTCAGTTAGATAAACTTATCTTTTTAGCTGATTACATGGAACCTGGACGTAGTTTCCCTGGTGTTGAAGAAGTAAGAGAGGTAGCAAAAAATAATCTTGAAAAAGCTTGTTTGCTTGCATCAAGAAATACGATTATGCATTTAATGAATAAAGGACAGTCCATATATCCGGATACCTTTCATTGTTACAATCATTTGGTACGAGAACTTTCAGTAAAAACGGAGGGAAACCATGAATGA
- a CDS encoding nicotinate-nucleotide adenylyltransferase gives MKKVGLLGGTFDPPHNGHLLIAEEVRQALGLDEIWFIPSYEPPHKQQARTASKYRVEMVQAAVRDNEHFKVQLIEVNREGKSYSIDTVKQLVEEYPNVDFYFIIGADMVEYLPKWVQIDELFELIRFVGVKRKEYKLESNYPIIEVNIPEFAVSSSMIRQRLKNGLSVKYLVPNSVIECIKENRLYEEK, from the coding sequence ATGAAGAAAGTAGGACTTCTAGGTGGAACATTTGATCCACCACACAACGGTCATTTATTAATTGCAGAAGAGGTTCGTCAAGCGTTAGGATTGGATGAAATCTGGTTTATCCCATCTTATGAACCACCTCATAAGCAACAAGCACGTACAGCTAGTAAATATCGAGTGGAAATGGTGCAGGCAGCAGTACGAGATAATGAACATTTTAAGGTTCAGCTTATCGAAGTGAATCGAGAAGGAAAATCGTATAGCATTGATACGGTCAAGCAGTTAGTGGAAGAGTATCCAAATGTTGATTTTTATTTTATTATCGGTGCAGATATGGTGGAATATTTACCTAAATGGGTTCAAATTGATGAACTGTTTGAACTTATCCGATTCGTTGGTGTGAAACGAAAGGAGTACAAACTAGAGTCAAACTATCCGATTATTGAAGTGAATATTCCAGAATTTGCTGTTTCCTCCTCAATGATTAGACAGAGACTTAAGAACGGATTATCTGTTAAATATTTGGTCCCAAATTCGGTCATTGAATGCATAAAGGAGAATCGTCTTTATGAAGAGAAATGA
- the yhbY gene encoding ribosome assembly RNA-binding protein YhbY, producing MLTGKQKRFLRAEAHHLNPIFQVGKDGVNDNMIKQIDDALEKRELIKVSVLQNCLEDKEVVAEAISEGTGAEVAQIIGNIIVLYKESKENKTIQLP from the coding sequence ATGTTAACTGGGAAACAAAAAAGATTTTTGAGAGCAGAAGCACATCATTTAAATCCAATCTTTCAAGTAGGAAAAGATGGAGTAAATGATAATATGATAAAACAAATCGATGATGCTTTGGAAAAACGAGAGTTAATTAAAGTTTCTGTCCTGCAAAATTGTCTAGAAGATAAAGAAGTTGTTGCAGAAGCTATATCCGAAGGTACCGGGGCTGAAGTAGCACAAATCATAGGAAATATAATTGTGCTATATAAAGAATCTAAAGAAAATAAAACGATACAACTACCTTAG
- the aroE gene encoding shikimate dehydrogenase: MGITLGLIGFPAKHSLSPWIHGAFMDKAGIEGTYTIYETKQDDLEQQLKKLKMHGIDGFNVTVPYKQTIMNYLDDIDDAAAKIGAVNTVLQQNGKWIGYNTDGLGYQQSLRTAFPNLFSGDKHVLILGAGGASRGIYYTLSQGEFPQVDIANRTKEKAEAFLPLKSDRTDSKVIDYKEAERVLSTYDLIVQTTSVGMKPHVNEQVIKLEKLSTHSVVSDIVYQPIQTQLLEDAEKRGAYIHHGHAMLLYQAQAAFQIWTGKQPQVDSMLLDLEKRLRGD, translated from the coding sequence ATGGGGATAACGCTAGGTTTAATCGGATTTCCTGCTAAGCATTCTTTGTCTCCTTGGATTCACGGAGCATTTATGGATAAGGCAGGTATAGAAGGGACCTACACAATCTACGAGACCAAACAGGACGATTTAGAGCAACAATTAAAAAAATTAAAAATGCATGGGATTGATGGTTTTAATGTAACTGTTCCATATAAACAAACGATTATGAATTATTTAGATGACATAGACGATGCAGCTGCAAAAATTGGTGCGGTCAATACGGTACTTCAACAAAATGGGAAATGGATTGGGTATAATACGGATGGGCTTGGTTATCAACAATCTTTGAGAACTGCTTTTCCTAATCTTTTCTCAGGTGATAAACATGTTTTAATTCTCGGTGCTGGAGGGGCTTCTCGAGGTATTTACTATACACTATCTCAAGGTGAATTCCCACAAGTCGATATCGCCAATCGTACGAAGGAAAAAGCGGAAGCATTTCTTCCTTTAAAAAGTGATCGTACGGATTCGAAGGTGATAGATTATAAAGAAGCAGAAAGAGTTCTTTCTACCTATGATTTAATCGTTCAAACGACTTCTGTAGGGATGAAACCTCATGTGAACGAACAGGTAATAAAACTAGAAAAACTGTCTACTCATTCGGTAGTAAGTGATATTGTATATCAACCAATTCAAACGCAGTTATTAGAAGATGCTGAGAAACGGGGGGCATACATACACCATGGCCATGCAATGCTTCTCTATCAAGCACAGGCTGCATTTCAGATTTGGACAGGGAAGCAACCGCAAGTAGACTCGATGTTGTTAGATTTAGAAAAACGATTGCGAGGCGATTAA
- the yqeH gene encoding ribosome biogenesis GTPase YqeH has protein sequence MEPIICQGCGVEVQSEDETVPGYVPASALNKEVVICKRCFRLKHYNEIHDVSYTDDDFLEMISQIRNAEGLILNIVDIFDFSGSIIPSLKRLTGHNPILLIGNKVDLLPKSTNLHKLKMWMKRSANELGLEVENVFLISSIKGSGMDRLISEVETYRNGKDVYVVGSTNVGKSTFINRLINQTTRVKDAITTSYFPGTTLGFIDIPLDEQTSLYDTPGVINRAQISHYVSEADLKVITPTKEVKPRVYQLNDKQTLYFGGLARIDFEKGDRCSFICYFSNGLPIHRTKLENADALYERQLGEVLHPPDETTKSMLPPLQAQSFKIKEKTDIVFPGLGWVTVPPGVTITAHSPKGVTVSIREALI, from the coding sequence GTGGAGCCTATTATTTGTCAAGGATGTGGAGTGGAGGTGCAGTCTGAGGATGAAACAGTGCCTGGATACGTACCAGCTTCTGCTTTAAATAAAGAAGTAGTTATTTGTAAACGATGCTTTCGGTTAAAGCATTATAATGAAATACATGATGTTTCCTATACAGATGATGACTTTTTAGAAATGATTAGCCAAATCCGAAATGCTGAAGGGTTAATCTTGAATATCGTGGATATTTTTGATTTTAGTGGAAGTATCATTCCGAGCTTAAAAAGACTCACAGGTCACAATCCCATTTTATTAATAGGAAACAAGGTCGACCTTTTACCAAAGTCGACGAACCTTCATAAGTTAAAGATGTGGATGAAGCGTTCTGCAAATGAGTTAGGATTAGAAGTTGAGAATGTGTTTTTAATCTCTTCTATTAAAGGCAGTGGAATGGATCGTTTAATTTCGGAGGTTGAGACATATCGAAACGGGAAAGATGTCTATGTAGTAGGGAGTACAAATGTTGGGAAGTCAACGTTCATTAATCGTTTGATTAATCAAACTACAAGAGTAAAGGATGCCATTACGACTTCTTATTTCCCGGGAACCACCCTAGGGTTTATCGATATTCCATTAGATGAGCAAACGTCATTATATGATACTCCTGGTGTTATTAACCGTGCTCAGATATCTCATTACGTATCTGAAGCAGATTTAAAAGTAATTACACCAACAAAAGAGGTGAAGCCTAGAGTCTACCAGTTGAACGATAAACAAACCTTGTACTTTGGTGGACTTGCACGGATAGATTTTGAAAAAGGGGATCGTTGTTCCTTTATTTGTTATTTTTCAAATGGATTACCGATTCATCGGACAAAGCTAGAAAATGCGGATGCTCTTTATGAAAGACAGCTAGGAGAAGTGCTTCACCCACCAGACGAAACTACAAAGTCGATGTTACCACCTTTGCAGGCACAATCATTTAAAATAAAGGAAAAAACAGATATCGTTTTTCCAGGATTGGGATGGGTGACAGTTCCCCCTGGAGTTACTATCACAGCTCATAGCCCGAAGGGAGTTACAGTTTCTATTCGGGAGGCATTGATTTAG
- a CDS encoding YqeG family HAD IIIA-type phosphatase, producing MLRRFLPNEHVKSVFDIKPEDLKAKAIKGIITDLDNTLVAWDVADATPEIIDWFKSMEENNIKITIISNNKEERVKLFSEPLNTPFVFSARKPLGRAFKRATQSMGLNREDVVVIGDQLLTDVLGGNSAGFYTILVVPIVQTDGKITKINRQIERRILSWMRRKGMISWEE from the coding sequence TTGTTAAGAAGGTTTTTACCTAATGAACATGTGAAAAGCGTGTTTGATATAAAACCAGAGGATTTAAAAGCAAAAGCAATTAAAGGCATTATTACAGATTTAGATAATACGTTGGTAGCGTGGGATGTTGCTGATGCAACACCAGAGATCATAGACTGGTTTAAGTCAATGGAAGAAAATAATATTAAAATAACGATAATCTCTAATAATAAGGAAGAAAGAGTAAAATTATTTTCTGAACCATTAAATACTCCTTTTGTATTTAGTGCTAGGAAGCCGTTAGGAAGAGCGTTTAAACGAGCTACACAAAGCATGGGGTTAAACAGAGAGGATGTCGTCGTCATCGGGGATCAACTTCTTACAGACGTGTTGGGTGGGAATAGTGCAGGTTTTTACACTATCCTAGTAGTCCCGATTGTACAAACCGATGGTAAGATCACAAAAATAAACCGACAAATTGAACGTCGAATCTTGAGCTGGATGAGAAGAAAGGGAATGATTAGTTGGGAGGAATAG
- the sda gene encoding sporulation histidine kinase inhibitor Sda has protein sequence MENLSDKLLIESYYKATELDLSTEFITLIEQEIKKRSLLHEIEYSR, from the coding sequence ATGGAAAACTTATCAGACAAATTATTAATTGAATCTTATTACAAAGCCACTGAACTAGATTTAAGTACTGAATTTATTACATTAATTGAGCAAGAGATTAAAAAGAGATCCTTGCTACATGAAATTGAATACTCCCGATAA